The Pseudomonas sp. FP2309 genomic sequence GTCTCCCTGGACCGTGGCGTGTTCAGCAGCACCGCGCACTATCGCCTGAAGGGCCAAGGCTCGGTGTTCGGCGCAGAAAACCCTAATCCCGAACTGCTGTTCGTCGACCATATCGAGCACGGCCCGCTGCCGTTCTCGCGTCTGGTGACGCTCAAATGGCTGCCGGTCATGGCCACCAGTCACTACGAACTGGAAAAGAACCCCACCACCGAGAAGTGGTTCGCCGCCGCCAAAGACGTGTCGCCGCTCAAAGGCGTGGCCAATATCGGTTACACCCGTTCGGTCAGCGGCAACGTCGAGCTGTTGCCGCTGGAGTTCAAGGACGACACCTCGTCGGTGAGCTTCTCCGGCGCCAACATGAATTTCGACGGCACCGCCGAAGGCCAGAAGGTCAAGGCCGATGGCTTTATGAACAGCCTCAAGGTCGCGGCAGTGGATGCAAAGGGTGAACACTTCGAAGCCGAACTGGCTGGCCTGACCATCGCCAGCAACCTGGAAAAATCCACCTTCGGGTTTTACACCGGGCAAAACACCATTGAGCTGACCAACAGCAAGTTCACTTTCGGCCCGCAGAAAGCCGTGCTGACCGTCAAAGGCTTCGAGCAAAAAGACACCAGCGAAACCAAGGACAACAACCTGGCCGGCCGTGTCGACTACAAAATCGACGAGATCGGTTACCAGGGCAAACCCGTTGGGTCGGCCGCCATGGCCCTGAGCATGAAGAACGTCGACATCCCGGCCATGCTGGTGCTGACCAAGCTCTACCAGGACAAGATGCAGCCGGTGCAAGCCGCCGCTGCGGCAGGCGAACCGGTTCCTGAACTGCAGTTGACCGAAGCCGAGCAAGCCCTGGCCGAAGCCAACGTCAACCAGGTACTGGCGGCCAAGCCGCAAGTGGCATTGGAAAACCTCTCGCTGAAAACCACCCACGGCGAAAGCAAATTCAACCTGCTGGTGGACCTGGCCAAGCCGGCGTCCATGGAACTGCCCCCGGTTGAACTGGGCAAGCAGATGATCGCGCTGCTGGATGCCAACCTGACGCTGTCCAAACCGATGATTGCCGATGTGTCCGCGCTGCAAGCGCAACTGGGTGGTGTGACCGACCCTAAAGCGATCGAGCAGCAGTCGCAGATGGCCGCCGAGATGGTCAGCGGCATGGCGGTGGGTACTCAGTTGGCGACCTTGGTCGGCAGCGACGTGGTGTCCAAACTGCACTACGCCAACAATGAAGTGACGTTCAACGGCCAGAAGATGACGGTTGAGCAGTTCATTGGATTTGTCATGGCCAAAGTGGGAGCAGTGAGCGGCGCGCAGTAACTATTTTGCCATCAAGCAAAAATAAATAGTGTGGGAGCGGGCGGGGCCCGCGACAGAGGTCAAACGGCTGGCGTTGAAGCCGCCGGATACCGCGCTGTCGCAGGCAAGTCCGCTCCCACATTCACCTTTCCAGAATCTGCCGCAATTCTGAACAATTGTTCTGAATCGGACTTCTTCCTACTCTCCTAAGGGATAGTTCCTACAGGAAAGCTAGGTCGGGTCATTAGACGCCGGCACCCTGCAGCCATTCGCTCAGGACCACCTATCGTTACAGCTTTCCTTGTGTAAGGAAGCTCACGATATGTTGCGAAACCTACCACTCAGTGCATCAGGCCGGTTGCGACTGCTTATCGGCGCAGCCTTATGCGGCCAATTGCTGATGCCCACTTTCGCCATGGCCGATCCGGCCTATGACGCGCTGATTATTCAGGCGCGTAACGGCAACTTCACCCCTGCACTGACCCAATTGCGTCAGCTGTCCGACGAACGACAGACGCCAGGCCAGGTCAGCGATCACCTGGTGATTGCCGGTTGGGCCGGCCAGGACGCCGAAGTGCTGAAGGTGTACGAGGCCCAGGGTAAACATCGCAACCTCAGTACCCAGGCGCTCGCCACGGTGGCGCGTACCTATCGCAACGGCAAGCAGTGGGCCCAGGCCGAGGCGGTCTATCGCCAGGCACTGCTGCGTGAGCCCAACAACATCGACCTGCAACTGGGCCTGGCCCTGACCCAGGCCGACGGCGGCAAGGCCAGCGAAGCCGTGCAACGCACCCGCGCGCTGGTCGCCGCCAAGCCTGATGACCCCAACCGACGCATGGCCCTGGGCTACGCCCTGACCCGTGCCGGCTTGAACTACGACGCGCTGTTTGAGTTCGACCAGGCGTTTATCCGCGCCGGCGACAAACCGGAGGTCGCCCGCGAATACATCATCGCCCTGCAAAAGGCGCGGATGCCGGAACCCGCCTTGCGCCTGTCGGCCCAGCGTCCCGGCCTGCTCGACCCGGTGACCCAGCGCCGCCTGGAAGGCGACCTCGCCGCCGAGCGCGTGCGCATGGCCGAGTTCGCCACGCGCAGCGAGAAAGACCGCTATGTGATTGCCGACCGGGCCTTGGGCGACTACGACAAGCTGATCGCCCGCTGGACCCCAGACGCCACCGCCCATGATGACGTGGTGCGCTGGCGCATCGACCGCCTCGGCGCGCTCAAGGCACGGGCGCGTACCGCCGAGGTGATCCGCGAATACGAAACCCTCAAAGGCGAAGGCGTGCAGTTGCCGACCTACGCCGTGCGTTGGGTGGCTGCGTCTTACCTCGACCAGCGTCAGCCGGAAAAAGCCGAGCCGCTGTATCGCCAGGCCCTGAGCGCCACCGACGCCGAGCCGGATGATCGGGTCGAAGACACCACCGCCTTGTTCTACACCTTGCAGGAAAGCGACAAAGGCGAGGACGCCAACGACGTTGCCAAGGGCCTGGCCAACAGTCAGAAACCTCGGGTCGAGCTCAAGGGTTTGCCCGTCGGCAACCCCAACGATGCCTGGATGGACGCGCAACAACTGTCGGCCCAGGCCGGCGTATACGGCGGCGACCTGCCGGGCAGCGAAGCGGGCCTGGAAGCCTTGGTAGCAAAAGCCCCAGGCAACGTCGGCCTGCGCCTGGCCCAGGCCGATATGTACCGCGCCCGCGACCTGCCACGGCGCGCCGAAGGCATTCTCAAGGAAACCGAAGCCCAGGCCCCGCGTGACATCGGCCTGGAAGTCAGCCAGGCCTACACCGCCATGGACCTGCAGGAGTGGCGCCAGCTCGACGTGCTCACCGATGACGTGGTCGCCCGCAACCCCGACAGCCGCCAGGTGCAGCGCCTGAACCGCCTGCGCGATGTGCATGACATGGCCGAGCTGCGCGTCGAAGCCTACACCGGTAAAAGCTTCGGTGGCGGCAGTGACAACGAGGCCGGCGCCGTTTCCGGCAGCCGCGACTGGGGCATCGAAAGCCGTCTCTACACGCCGCCCATCGACGAAGACTGGCGCCTGTTCGCCGGTGCTGGCTATGCCACCGCCGACTTCGAGGAAGGTACCGGCCACCATCGTTGGCAGGTTGTCGGCGTGGAGCGGCGCACCCGTGACATGACCCTCGAAGCCGAGGTGTCCAACCATGCCTACGGCAATGGCACCAAGCAAGGCGCCGCCGTATCGATCGCCCGCGACATCAACGACAACTGGCAATACGGCGGCAGCCTCGGCTACCTGCTGAGCACCACGCCGTTGCGCGCGCTGAATGCCGACATCACGGCCAACGGCGGCAGCGGTTTTATCCGCTGGCGCGCCAACGAAAGCCGCGAATGGAAACTGACCCTCAGCCCCTCCCACTTCAGCGACGGCAACGACCGCCTCGAAGCCTTGCTCAGCGGCCGCGAAGGCCTCTACAGCTCGCCGAAAGTGCAAGTGGACCTGGGCCTGGAAGTCGGCGCCAGCCGCAACAGCAAGGAAGACGCGGTGTACTTCAATCCGAAGTCGGATTTCACCGTGTTGCCGGTGCTCAACATCAACCACGTGCTCTATCACCGCTACGAGACCCAGTGGAGTCAGCAGTTCCAGGTCGGTGCCGGTACCTACAGCCAGCGCGATTACTCCACCGGCGGCATGGCGTTGGTCGGCTACGGCCAGCGCTTTCGCTGGAACGATGTACTGGACGCCGGCGCCAACCTGAGCCTGATCAGCCGACCTTATGACGGTGATCGCGAACGCGATCTGCGCCTGCTCGTCGACCTCACTTACCGTTTCTAAAAGAGCCTGACCATGACCTTCCTCAGCCGTTGCTTGTTGGTTCTGGGTGTATTGCTGGCCAGTGCCTGCGCCCAGCAACCCGCCCCTTTCACTCCACCCGCCGAGCGGCCGACCCCGGCCAGCGAACAGGCGTGGCCAAACAATCATTTCCTGGGCATTGCCTACCACGACGTCTCGGACCGCGACCCCGACCAGGCGGTGGTGGCGGTGCGCACCGAACGGTTGATCGAACAACTGGCCTGGCTGCGCGAGAACGGCTACCAGGCGGTCAGCGTCGACCAGATCCTCGCCGCGCGCAGTGGCGGACCCGCGCTGCCGCCCAAGGCCGTCATGCTCAGCTTCGACGACGGCTATTCGAGCTTCTACACCCGTGTGATGCCGATCCTGCGCGCCTATCGCTGGCCGGCCTTGCTGGCGCCGGTGGGCAGCTGGATCGACACGCCGCTTAACCAACCGGTGGACTTTGCCGGCTCACCACGGCCGCGTGGCGAGTTCCTGACCTGGCAGCAGATCCGCGAAGTGTCGCAGTCGGGCCTGGTGGAAATCGCCGCGCACACCGATGCCAATCACAAAGGCATCCTGGCCAACCCCCAGGGCAATCTCGAGCCGGCCGCCACGTCCCTGCGCTTTGACCCGGCCACCGGGCGTTACGAAACCCAGGCGCAGTTCGATGCGCGGCTGCGTGCCGATGTCGCGGCCATCTCCAACAAGATCCAAACCGTGACCGGCAAAAAACCCCGGGTGTGGGTATGGCCCTACGGCGCTGCCAAAGGCACTTCGTTGGCGATCGTCGGCGAGCAGGGCTACCAAATGGCCCTGACCCTGGAGGACGGCCTCGACAGCTCCACGGACTTGATGAACAGCCCACGCTTCCTGGTGGCCTCCGACCCGGACGGCGAGCATTTCGCCAACAGCATCGTTGCCGTGCAAACCCCGGTGCCGATGCGCGTGCTGCATGTGGACCTGGACAACGTGTACGACCCGGACCCTGCCCAACAGGCGCGCAACCTCGACCAGTTGGTACAGCGCGTGGTGGACATGGGCGCCGGTACGGTGTTCCTGCAAGCCTTCGCCGACCCCAAGGGCGACGGCCTGGTGCACTCGCTGTACTTCCCCAACCGCCACTTGCCGGTGCGCGCCGACCTGTTCAACCGCGTCGCCTGGCAGTTGCACACCCGTGCCCATGCATCGGTGTATGCGTGGATGCCGGTGCTGAGCTTCGCCCTCGACCCCAAGCTGCCTCGCGTCACGCGCTGGGACCCGGAAACCGGAAAGGTGGGCATCGACCCGGATCAATACAAACGCCTGTCGCCGTTCGACCCGCAGGTGCGCAAAATCATTGGCGAGCTCTATGAGGACCTGGCGCGCAACAGTGCGATCGACGGTGTGCTGTACCACGATGACGCGGTGTTCTCCGACTTCGAAGACGCCAGCCCCGCGGCGCTCAAGGCCTACGCGGCCAACGGCCTGCCGAACAGCATCGAAGCCCTGCGCGCCGACCCTGCGGTGATGCAGCGTTGGACGCGCTTCAAGAGCCGCTACCTGATCGACTTCACCAACGAGCTGACCGCCAAGGTCCGCGCCATCGCCGGGCCGCAGGTGCTGACCGCGCGCAACATCTTCGCCCAGCCGATGCTCAACCCGCAGAGCGAAGCCTGGTTCGCGCAGAACCTCGATGACTTCCTCCAGACCTACGACTGGACCGCGCCCATGGCTATGCCGCTGATGGAAGGCGAGACATTCAAGAACTCCAATGCCTGGCTGGAAAAACTGGTGGCCACGGTCAAGGCCCGCCCCGGTGCCCTGCAGCGAACGGTGTTCGAGCTGCAAGCCAAGGACTGGCGTACCCCGGCAGCCCCCGACTTGTCCGCCGAGCAAATGGCCGAGTGGATGGGTGTGCTCAAGCGCCAGGGTGTCACGAGTTTTGGCTACTACCCGGACAACTTCCTGGAAAACTCCCCGGACCTGAAGACAGTGCGTCCGGCCCTTTCCAACCAATGGAATCCTTGACCATGTTTGACAGAATCCTGGCTTTATTCGTGCTGGCACTGGTATTGGGCGTGCCCCTGGGCCTGATCTTTCTGGTCACCGGGCAGTTCCTGATGGACTTCGTGTTTTTCTACCCACTGTTCATGTCGGCCTTGTGGATCGCGGGCGGCTTGTACTTCTGGCTGCACTGGGAGCGCCACTGGCCCTGGGAAGAAGACACCCCGGCGCCGACCCTGGCCGGCAACCCGCTGATCTCGATCATCATCCCTTGCTACAACGAGGGCGATAACGCCGCCGACACCATCCATGCGGCGCTGGGCCAGTTGTACCCGAACATCGAAGTGATCGCGGTCAACGACGGCTCCAAGGACAATACCGCTGCGGTGCTCGACGCCCTGGCACTGCAACACCCGCGTCTGCGCGTGCTGCATCTGGCGCAGAACCAGGGCAAGGCCGTGGCCTTGCGCATGGGCGCCGTGGCGTCGCGCAGCGAGTACCTGGTGTGCATCGACGGTGATGCGTTGCTCGACAAAAACGCGGCGGCCTATCTGGTCGCGCCGATGCTCGACAACCCACGTCTGGGCGCCGTCACCGGCAACCCCCGGATCCGCACACGCTCGACCTTGATTGGTCGGGTGCAGGTGGGTGAGTTCTCCTCGATCATCGGCCTGATCAAGCGCACCCAGCGCGTGTTCGGGCGGATCTTCACGGTGTCGGGTGTGGTGGTGGCGTTCCGTAAAAAGGCGCTGGACCGCATCGACTACTGGAGCACCGACATGATCACCGAGGACATCGACGTCAGTTGGAAGCTGCAGCTCGACCACTGGAGCATCTTCTACGAGCCGCGCGCGCTGTGCTGGATCCTTATGCCCGAAACGGTTGGTGGCCTGTGGAAACAACGTCTGCGTTGGGCCCAGGGCGGCGCCGAAGTGCTGTTCAAGAACATCCGCGGCATCTGGCAGTGGCGCCATCGCTACCTGTGGCCGCTGCTGTTCGAGTATTGCCTATCCACCGGTTGGGCCTTCACGTTCATGCTCTCGGTGATTTTCTGGGGCGTGGGGAAATTCATCCCGCTGCCTCAAGCCATTGCCGTTGACTCTCTGATGCCGCCGGCGTTTACCGGGCTGGTACTGGCGATGGTGTGCCTGGTGCAGTTTGCGGTGAGCATCCTGATCGACCGTCGCTACGAGAAGGACCTGTGGAAAACCCTGTTCTGGACGGTGTGGTACCCGATGGTGTTCTGGCTGGTCAGCCTGTTTACCACGCTGGTGAGCTTCCCCAAGGTGCTGTTCAACCAGCACCAGAAACGCGCGCGTTGGGTCAGCCCGGATCGCGGTATCAAACCTGTTGAAGAGGAGGCGTGATCATGAAACTGGTCAGAACTCGCCAAAGTACCGTGATGTGGGTCATCGACGTGATCCTGACCTTGATGGCCTGGGCCGGACTGGTCTGGCTGTTGTGGCGCGGCATCTCCTCAATGCTCGGCACCCACGGTGGCCCGCGCCTCGACGCGCCGATCTTCGCGGCGCTCAACACCTTGCAGATCTACCTGTGGATCGCCGTGTTCAACGCCGTGATCCTCGTCTCCTGGGCGCGCTACCAGCAACGCAAAGGGCGCAAGTTCGCCCAGCGCCGCGCCGAGGCCAAGGCCCTCACCGACAAGAACCTGAGCGAGAGCTTCAGCCTCGCCGAGGGCGACCTTGAGCAACTGCGCCGTCCGGGCGTTCTGGTGATCCACAACGACGAAGACGGCGGCGTGTCGGAAGTCAAAGCCCATGTCTCGCGCGACGTGGAAAAGCCCGGCTTGAGCCTCGTGCCGGGCAAGGATCAGAGCAAAGACGCCGGCTAAGGCTGTAAACCATAATGATCGTTCCCAAGCGGAGCATGGGAACGATCTGGCGTACGACCGAGAATTGGGATCCAATTCACAAAACCCCCGCGAACTTATCTGCTTTTTTCGGTACTAACTAATCTCGGAAAGAACTTGATGGCCAACTAGTGGCAAGTTCTAAGTTCCCGATGAATCGTTATCAAAACAGCTGCCGTCTGTCGGAAGATTAATTTCTGTTTCAGGCTGCCTGGCTTTTTGATGATTTTTTATTGTTAGTAATCAATTGTTTGCGTGAATTAACAGCGCGAAAGTGCAACTGGCCTAACTTGTTTGGCTGGATGAAGTTTGATGTTAGTTTCGCGGCCCTTGATTTTCGACGGACCGGATATGTCATTTTTATTGCCACGGACTCGGTATTTCCTCAGCACGTTACTGCTCGCTTACTTGAGCCTGAACAGTGCCATGGCCGCCCCTACGCCGGGGGATCAGGACCTGATCCGCGACCGCCAGAACCGTCTCCTCGAGGAGCAACAGCGGCGCCTGCAGGAACTCCAGGACCTGCCCGGCAAAGCGGCCAAGCCCGAGGCCCCGGCCACACCGG encodes the following:
- a CDS encoding YdgA family protein; translation: MNKPAVVLLGFVVAVGVVSAGGAWYTGKQLEPVLQTAIQNANKELQTSMAGVDGTVALELVSLDRGVFSSTAHYRLKGQGSVFGAENPNPELLFVDHIEHGPLPFSRLVTLKWLPVMATSHYELEKNPTTEKWFAAAKDVSPLKGVANIGYTRSVSGNVELLPLEFKDDTSSVSFSGANMNFDGTAEGQKVKADGFMNSLKVAAVDAKGEHFEAELAGLTIASNLEKSTFGFYTGQNTIELTNSKFTFGPQKAVLTVKGFEQKDTSETKDNNLAGRVDYKIDEIGYQGKPVGSAAMALSMKNVDIPAMLVLTKLYQDKMQPVQAAAAAGEPVPELQLTEAEQALAEANVNQVLAAKPQVALENLSLKTTHGESKFNLLVDLAKPASMELPPVELGKQMIALLDANLTLSKPMIADVSALQAQLGGVTDPKAIEQQSQMAAEMVSGMAVGTQLATLVGSDVVSKLHYANNEVTFNGQKMTVEQFIGFVMAKVGAVSGAQ
- the pgaA gene encoding poly-beta-1,6 N-acetyl-D-glucosamine export porin PgaA, with protein sequence MLRNLPLSASGRLRLLIGAALCGQLLMPTFAMADPAYDALIIQARNGNFTPALTQLRQLSDERQTPGQVSDHLVIAGWAGQDAEVLKVYEAQGKHRNLSTQALATVARTYRNGKQWAQAEAVYRQALLREPNNIDLQLGLALTQADGGKASEAVQRTRALVAAKPDDPNRRMALGYALTRAGLNYDALFEFDQAFIRAGDKPEVAREYIIALQKARMPEPALRLSAQRPGLLDPVTQRRLEGDLAAERVRMAEFATRSEKDRYVIADRALGDYDKLIARWTPDATAHDDVVRWRIDRLGALKARARTAEVIREYETLKGEGVQLPTYAVRWVAASYLDQRQPEKAEPLYRQALSATDAEPDDRVEDTTALFYTLQESDKGEDANDVAKGLANSQKPRVELKGLPVGNPNDAWMDAQQLSAQAGVYGGDLPGSEAGLEALVAKAPGNVGLRLAQADMYRARDLPRRAEGILKETEAQAPRDIGLEVSQAYTAMDLQEWRQLDVLTDDVVARNPDSRQVQRLNRLRDVHDMAELRVEAYTGKSFGGGSDNEAGAVSGSRDWGIESRLYTPPIDEDWRLFAGAGYATADFEEGTGHHRWQVVGVERRTRDMTLEAEVSNHAYGNGTKQGAAVSIARDINDNWQYGGSLGYLLSTTPLRALNADITANGGSGFIRWRANESREWKLTLSPSHFSDGNDRLEALLSGREGLYSSPKVQVDLGLEVGASRNSKEDAVYFNPKSDFTVLPVLNINHVLYHRYETQWSQQFQVGAGTYSQRDYSTGGMALVGYGQRFRWNDVLDAGANLSLISRPYDGDRERDLRLLVDLTYRF
- the pgaB gene encoding poly-beta-1,6-N-acetyl-D-glucosamine N-deacetylase PgaB, translated to MTFLSRCLLVLGVLLASACAQQPAPFTPPAERPTPASEQAWPNNHFLGIAYHDVSDRDPDQAVVAVRTERLIEQLAWLRENGYQAVSVDQILAARSGGPALPPKAVMLSFDDGYSSFYTRVMPILRAYRWPALLAPVGSWIDTPLNQPVDFAGSPRPRGEFLTWQQIREVSQSGLVEIAAHTDANHKGILANPQGNLEPAATSLRFDPATGRYETQAQFDARLRADVAAISNKIQTVTGKKPRVWVWPYGAAKGTSLAIVGEQGYQMALTLEDGLDSSTDLMNSPRFLVASDPDGEHFANSIVAVQTPVPMRVLHVDLDNVYDPDPAQQARNLDQLVQRVVDMGAGTVFLQAFADPKGDGLVHSLYFPNRHLPVRADLFNRVAWQLHTRAHASVYAWMPVLSFALDPKLPRVTRWDPETGKVGIDPDQYKRLSPFDPQVRKIIGELYEDLARNSAIDGVLYHDDAVFSDFEDASPAALKAYAANGLPNSIEALRADPAVMQRWTRFKSRYLIDFTNELTAKVRAIAGPQVLTARNIFAQPMLNPQSEAWFAQNLDDFLQTYDWTAPMAMPLMEGETFKNSNAWLEKLVATVKARPGALQRTVFELQAKDWRTPAAPDLSAEQMAEWMGVLKRQGVTSFGYYPDNFLENSPDLKTVRPALSNQWNP
- the pgaC gene encoding poly-beta-1,6-N-acetyl-D-glucosamine synthase, translating into MFDRILALFVLALVLGVPLGLIFLVTGQFLMDFVFFYPLFMSALWIAGGLYFWLHWERHWPWEEDTPAPTLAGNPLISIIIPCYNEGDNAADTIHAALGQLYPNIEVIAVNDGSKDNTAAVLDALALQHPRLRVLHLAQNQGKAVALRMGAVASRSEYLVCIDGDALLDKNAAAYLVAPMLDNPRLGAVTGNPRIRTRSTLIGRVQVGEFSSIIGLIKRTQRVFGRIFTVSGVVVAFRKKALDRIDYWSTDMITEDIDVSWKLQLDHWSIFYEPRALCWILMPETVGGLWKQRLRWAQGGAEVLFKNIRGIWQWRHRYLWPLLFEYCLSTGWAFTFMLSVIFWGVGKFIPLPQAIAVDSLMPPAFTGLVLAMVCLVQFAVSILIDRRYEKDLWKTLFWTVWYPMVFWLVSLFTTLVSFPKVLFNQHQKRARWVSPDRGIKPVEEEA
- the pgaD gene encoding poly-beta-1,6-N-acetyl-D-glucosamine biosynthesis protein PgaD, giving the protein MKLVRTRQSTVMWVIDVILTLMAWAGLVWLLWRGISSMLGTHGGPRLDAPIFAALNTLQIYLWIAVFNAVILVSWARYQQRKGRKFAQRRAEAKALTDKNLSESFSLAEGDLEQLRRPGVLVIHNDEDGGVSEVKAHVSRDVEKPGLSLVPGKDQSKDAG